From Herpetosiphonaceae bacterium, the proteins below share one genomic window:
- the nifS gene encoding cysteine desulfurase NifS: MAERVLYLDHAATTPVDPSVLEAMVPYFSECFGNPSSVYRLGRAALQALDDARSLTAEVLGCAPKDLVFTGGGSESDNLAIKGAALAARERGRGQHIITSAIEHHAVLHTCDYLKAFGFEVTALPVDSNGLVAPDDLRAAIRPDTVLATIMYANNEIGTIQPIAELGAICRERGVVFHTDAVQAAGVLPLNVDDLNVDLLSLTAHKFYGPKGVGLLYARRGTPLLPQINGGGQERRRRAGTENVAGIVGFAAALQRAEERRVHYVAHCTRLRERLIDGIAERIPHVRLNGDRVRRLPNNANLSFAYAEGESILLLLDQAGICASSGSACTSGSLEPSHVLMALGLDADVAHGSVRFTVGKDTTQADIDYVLEALPPMIERLRSVSPQWRKMAM, encoded by the coding sequence ATGGCTGAGCGTGTGCTCTATCTTGATCATGCTGCGACAACGCCGGTCGATCCGTCGGTACTTGAGGCAATGGTGCCATATTTTTCCGAGTGCTTCGGCAACCCATCGAGCGTCTATCGCCTGGGCCGCGCCGCGCTCCAGGCGCTCGACGATGCACGGTCGCTGACGGCTGAGGTTCTGGGCTGCGCGCCCAAGGATCTGGTGTTTACCGGCGGCGGCTCCGAATCCGATAATCTGGCGATCAAGGGCGCGGCGTTAGCGGCGCGCGAGCGGGGTAGAGGTCAGCATATCATCACCAGCGCGATCGAGCATCACGCCGTGCTGCACACCTGCGACTACTTGAAGGCGTTCGGCTTCGAGGTTACAGCGCTGCCCGTCGACAGCAACGGCCTGGTCGCGCCCGACGATCTACGCGCCGCGATTCGGCCCGACACGGTGCTGGCGACGATTATGTACGCCAACAACGAGATCGGCACGATCCAGCCGATCGCCGAGCTGGGCGCGATCTGCCGTGAGCGGGGTGTTGTCTTCCACACCGATGCGGTCCAGGCCGCTGGCGTGCTTCCGCTGAATGTGGATGATCTGAATGTCGATCTGCTCTCGCTGACGGCGCATAAGTTCTACGGTCCCAAGGGTGTCGGGCTGCTGTATGCGCGCCGGGGCACGCCGCTGCTGCCACAGATCAACGGCGGCGGTCAGGAGCGACGGCGGCGTGCTGGCACTGAGAATGTCGCCGGGATCGTCGGGTTTGCAGCGGCGTTGCAGCGCGCCGAGGAGCGCCGCGTACACTACGTCGCGCACTGCACGCGCCTTCGCGAGCGGCTGATCGACGGCATTGCCGAGCGTATTCCGCATGTCCGGCTCAACGGCGATCGTGTCCGGCGGCTGCCCAACAACGCGAATCTCAGCTTTGCCTATGCCGAGGGCGAGAGCATTTTGCTCTTGCTCGATCAGGCTGGTATCTGCGCATCCTCCGGCTCGGCCTGTACCAGCGGCTCGCTCGAACCCTCGCATGTGCTGATGGCGCTGGGCTTGGATGCGGATGTGGCCCATGGCAGCGTGCGCTTTACCGTCGGCAAGGATACGACGCAGGCCGATATCGACTATGTGCTGGAGGCGCTGCCGCCGATGATCGAGCGGCTGCGCAGCGTATCGCCGCAGTGGCGCAAGATGGCG